The following coding sequences lie in one Phyllopteryx taeniolatus isolate TA_2022b chromosome 4, UOR_Ptae_1.2, whole genome shotgun sequence genomic window:
- the plk1 gene encoding serine/threonine-protein kinase PLK1, with protein sequence MSAPTAKQQKPPAATNNPPPSSSSALASAPLKEIPEVLIDTRAKRRYTRGRFLGKGGFAKCYEITDVESQEVFAGKIVPKTLITKPHQREKMTSEITIHKSLEHPNIVGFRGFFEDDDFVFVVLEICKRRSLLELHKRRKAVTEPEARYYMMQLLKGVQYLHNNRIIHRDLKLGNIFLNDDMDVKIGDFGLATKIEFDGERKKTLCGTPNYIAPEVLCKKGHSYEVDVWSLGCILYTLLVGKPPFETSCLKETYNRIKKNNYTIPWHINPAAATLIKRMLHADPGQRPTIAQMLSDDFFTSGYIPSRLPTTCLTVAPRFSIAPSTVAEMGQRRPLAALGNKGGSENVRDEQMPRDAEPAENNLKDLLLQLNSFLTVKPMERPLVRQEEAEDPACIPIFWISKWVDYSDKYGLGYQLCDNSVGVLFNDYTRLVMYADGDSLQYIDKAAHESYMSVAAYPPTLNKKITLLKYFRNYMSEHLLKAGANMAPREGDELARLPYLSLWFRTKSAIVLHLSNGTVQINFFQDHTKLILCPLMSAVTYIDERRDFRTYKLSLLEEFGCSKEFFSRMRYAKLMVERLMDSSKATH encoded by the exons GGCGACCAACAACCCCCctccgtcgtcgtcgtcggcaTTGGCTTCCGCGCCGCTCAAGGAAATCCCAGAGGTGCTGATAGACACCCGGGCCAAGCGGCGCTACACTCGCGGCCGCTTCCTGGGCAAGGGCGGCTTCGCCAAGTGTTACGAGATCACCGACGTGGAGAGCCAGGAGGTGTTCGCCGGCAAGATAGTGCCCAAAACGCTCATCACCAAACCGCACCAGCGCGAGAAGATGACCTCGGAGATCACCATCCACAAGAGCCTGGAGCACCCCAACATCGTCGGCTTCCGAGGCTTCTTCGAGGACGACGACTTCGTCTTTGTGGTGCTGGAGATCTGCAAGAGGAGA tcgcTGCTGGAGCTGCACAAGCGTCGCAAGGCAGTGACTGAGCCCGAGGCGCGCTACTACATGATGCAGCTGCTCAAGGGTGTCCAGTACCTGCACAACAACCGCATCATCCACAGAGATCTCAAGCTGGGTAACATCTTCCTCAACGATGACATGGACGTCAAGATAG GCGACTTCGGCCTGGCCACCAAGATCGAGTTTGATGGCGAGCGCAAGAAGACTCTGTGCGGGACACCCAACTACATCGCGCCCGAAGTTCTGTGCAAGAAAGGACACAGCTACGAGGTTGATGTGTGGTCGTTAGGATGCATATT gtACACGTTGCTGGTTGGTAAGCCGCCGTTTGAGACGTCATGCCTGAAGGAGACGTACAACCGCATCAAGAAGAACAACTACACCATCCCATGG CACATTAACCCGGCGGCGGCGACCCTGATCAAGCGCATGCTGCACGCCGACCCCGGCCAGCGGCCGACCATCGCCCAGATGCTGTCGGACGACTTCTTCACGTCGGGCTACATCCCGTCGCGGCTGCCCACCACTTGCCTGACCGTGGCGCCCCGTTTCTCCATCGCGCCATCCACTGTCGCAGAGATGGGCCAGCGCCGGCCTCTCGCTGCCCTCGGCAACAAGG GAGGGTCGGAGAATGTGAGGGATGAGCAGATGCCAAG GGACGCGGAACCCGCCGAGAACAATCTGAAGGACTTGCTGCTGCAGCTCAACAGCTTCCTGACCGTCAAACCAATGGAGAGGCCGCTCGTACGCCAAG AGGAAGCCGAGGATCCCGCCTGTATTCCCATCTTCTGGATCAGCAAATGGGTCGACTACTCGGACAAATACGGATTAG GCTACCAGCTGTGCGACAACAGCGTGGGCGTGCTGTTCAACGACTACACGCGTCTGGTCATGTACGCCGACGGCGACAGTCTGCAGTACATCGATAAGGCGGCGCACGAGTCCTACATGAGCGTGGCCGCATACCCGCCCACCCTCAACAAGAAG ATCACCCTCCTGAAGTACTTCCGCAACTACATGAGCGAACACCTCCTGAAGGCGGGCGCCAACATGGCGCCGCGGGAGGGCGACGAACTGGCGCGGCTGCCCTACCTGTCGTTGTGGTTCCGCACCAAAAGCGCCATTGTGCTACACCTCAGCAACGGCACCGTGCAGATCAACTTCTTCCAG GACCACACCAAGCTGATCCTGTGCCCGCTGATGTCAGCGGTGACGTACATTGACGAGCGGCGGGACTTCCGCACATACAAGCTGTCTCTTCTGGAGGAGTTTGGCTGCTCCAAGGAGTTCTTCAGTCGTATGCGTTACGCAAAACTCATGGTGGAGAGGCTGATGGACAGCAGCAAGGCCACACACTAA
- the fscn1b gene encoding fascin yields the protein MSSKWSGGSLLRVPLGLVNSEAKYLTAEAFGFKINASAASLKKKQTWTLEQDGDDGGGGGGGVVFLRSHLGRYLAADRHGNVTADSEGRAAADCRFVLAAHRDGGWSLRSEPHGRYLGGTEDRVACFAQAVTPAEIWSVHLAVHPQVNLYSAARKRFVGLSAARGAVSADRDAPWGVDALVTLVYRDRRYHLGTADNRFLRSDGGLAPAPGPDTGYVLEFRSGRVAFRDAAGRYLAPSGPSGTLKAGKVSRVGKDELFGLERSHAQVVLTAGNGRNVSTRQGTDLSANQDEEGDQEVFQLEMSPEDRKCSFRTSAGKCWTLTPTGGLQCAAAAAADKSANTSFELEWRDGHVCVRAANGKYVTAKKNGQLAATVDNRGDAERFFVKLINRPLIVLRSEHGFIGARKAGGATLDSNRASYDVFRLHFQDGAYALQDCEGKWWCVGEDATVSCGSAAAHFLFELCDVDKMAVRVVAGKYLRGDHAGGLKASADSADGATLWEY from the exons ATGTCTTCCAAGTGGTCGGGCGGCTCGCTGCTGCGCGTCCCGCTGGGTCTGGTGAACAGCGAGGCCAAGTACCTGACGGCCGAGGCGTTCGGCTTCAAGATCAACGCGTCGGCCGCCAGCCTGAAGAAGAAGCAGACGTGGACCCTGGAGCAGGACggcgacgacggcggcggcggcggcggcggcgtcgtCTTCCTGCGCTCCCACCTGGGCCGCTACCTGGCCGCCGACCGGCACGGCAACGTGACGGCGGACAGCGAAGGGCGCGCCGCCGCCGACTGCCGCTTCGTCTTGGCGGCGCACCGGGACGGCGGCTGGTCGCTGCGCTCCGAGCCGCACGGCCGCTACCTGGGCGGCACGGAGGACCGCGTCGCCTGCTTCGCGCAGGCCGTCACGCCCGCCGAGATTTGGAGCGTCCACCTGGCCGTGCACCCGCAGGTGAACCTCTACAGCGCGGCGCGGAAACGCTTCGTCGGCCTGAGCGCCGCCCGCGGCGCGGTGTCCGCCGACCGCGACGCTCCCTGGGGCGTGGACGCGCTGGTCACGCTGGTGTACCGGGACCGGCGCTACCACCTGGGGACGGCCGACAACCGCTTCCTGCGTAGCGACGGCGGCCTGGCCCCAGCCCCCGGGCCGGACACCGGCTACGTGCTGGAGTTCCGCTCCGGCAGGGTGGCGTTCCGAGACGCGGCCGGCCGCTACCTGGCGCCGTCCGGGCCCAGCGGCACGCTCAAGGCCGGGAAGGTGAGCCGGGTCGGGAAGGACGAGCTGTTCGGGCTGGAGAGGAGCCACGCGCAGGTGGTCCTCACCGCCGGGAACGGCAGGAACGTCTCCACCAGGCAAG GCACGGACCTGTCGGCCAATCAGGACGAGGAAGGTGACCAGGAAGTCTTTCAGCTGGAGATGAGCCCCGAGGACAGGAAGTGCTCCTTCAGGACGTCGGCCGGCAAATGCTGGACGCTGACGCCCACCGGCGGCCTGCagtgcgccgccgccgccgccgccgacaa GTCTGCCAACACTTCCTTTGAACTGGAGTGGCGTGATGGTCACGTTTGCGTACGTGCGGCTAACGGAAAATATGTGACTGCCAAGAAGAACGGACAACTCGCCGCCACGGTCGACAACAGAG GGGATGCAGAGCGCTTCTTCGTAAAGCTGATCAACCGTCCCCTCATCGTCCTGCGCAGCGAGCACGGTTTCATCGGCGCTCGCAAGGCCGGCGGCGCCACGCTGGATTCCAACCGGGCGTCCTACGACGTCTTCCGCCTCCACTTCCAGGACGGGGCGTACGCCCTCCAAG ACTGTGAGGGCAAGTGGTGGTGCGTGGGCGAGGACGCAACGGTGTCGTGCGGTAGCGCGGCCGCTCACTTCCTCTTTGAGCTGTGCGACGTGGACAAGATGGCGGTGCGCGTGGTCGCTGGCAAGTACCTGAGGGGCGACCACGCCGGTGGCCTCAAGGCCAGCGCCGACTCCGCGGATGGCGCCACGCTCTGGGAGTACTGA